From one Sus scrofa isolate TJ Tabasco breed Duroc chromosome 9, Sscrofa11.1, whole genome shotgun sequence genomic stretch:
- the LOC100525417 gene encoding olfactory receptor 2A1/2A42-like codes for MGVPLPKKSKNNNNNNKLINFKKAVFIKEGLDVFKSSVLSYPFYVFHSEMGENQTMVTEFILLGFPLNPRIQLFLFGLFFLCYAFTLLGNGVILGLISLDSRLHTPMYFFLSHLAIVDVAYACNTVPQMLINLLSPTKPISFTGCMTQTFLFLSFAHTECLLLVVMSYDRYVAICHPLRYSAIMSWRLCFILVVTSWACGSLLALVHVVLILRLPFCGPREINHFFCEILAVLKLACADTWLNQVVIFAACMFILVGPLCLVLVSYTHILFAILGIQSGEGRRKAFSTCSSHLCVVGLFFGSAIVMYIAPNSHHPQEQQKVLFLFYSLFNPMLNPLIYSLRNAEVKGALRRAVFKERHFQLE; via the coding sequence atgggtgtgcccctgcccaaaaaaagcaaaaataataataataataataaattaattaattttaaaaaggctgtATTTATAAAAGAAGGTCTAGATGTTTTCAAAAGTTCTGTCCTAAGCTatccattttatgtttttcatagtGAAATGGGGGAAAATCAGACCATGGTTACAGAGTTCATCCTGCTGGGATTTCCCCTCAATCCAAGGATTCAGCTTTTCCTCTTTGGGCTCTTCTTCCTGTGCTATGCCTTCACCCTGCTGGGGAATGGGGTCATCCTGGGGCTCATCTCATTGGACTCCAGActgcacacccccatgtacttcttcctctcacaCCTGGCCATCGTTGATGTAGCTTATGCCTGCAACACGGTGCCCCAGATGCTGATAAACCTCCTGAGTCCAACCAAGCCCATCTCCTTCACTGGCTGCATGACACAGACCTTTCTCTTTTTGAGTTTCGCTCACACCGAATGTCTTCTCCTGGTGGTGATGTCCTATGATCGGtacgtggccatctgccaccccctcCGATATTCTGCCATCATGAGCTGGAGACTCTGCTTCATCCTGGTGGTGACATCCTGGGCATGTGGCTCCCTCCTGGCCTTGGTCCATGTAGTGCTCATCCTGAGGCTGCCCTTCTGTGGGCCGCGTGAAATcaaccactttttctgtgaaatcCTGGCTGTCCTCAAGCTGGCCTGTGCTGACACCTGGCTCAACCAAGTGGTCATCTTTGCTGCTTGTATGTTTATCTTAGTTGGGCCCCTCTGCTTGGTGCTGGTCTCCTACACACACATCCTGTTTGCCATCTTAGGGATCCAGTCAGGTGAGGGCCGTAGAAAGGCCTTCTCTacctgctcctcccacctctgTGTGGTTGGGCTCTTCTTTGGCAGTGCCATTGTTATGTACATAGCCCCCAATTCCCACCACCCTCAGGAGCAGCAGAAGGTCCTTTTCCTGTTTTACAGTCTTTTCAATCCTATGCTGAACCCACtgatctacagcctgaggaatgCAGAGGTTAAGGGTGCCCTGAGGAGAGCAGTATTCAAGGAGAGGCATTTCCAATTGGAGTAA